In Zingiber officinale cultivar Zhangliang chromosome 8B, Zo_v1.1, whole genome shotgun sequence, a single genomic region encodes these proteins:
- the LOC122016751 gene encoding homocysteine S-methyltransferase 2-like: MGFGSGGGADLMRKFLDEAGGFAVIDGGLATELEAHGADLKDQLWSAKYLFTSPDLIKKVHLDYLEAGASILITASYQGTIQGFQSRGFSPAESEALLRRSVEIACEARDIFQGQYLKSGSGFSEGAINLKQRPVLVAASIGSYGAYLADGSEYSGNYGQEITVETLKDFHRRRLQVLSEAGADIIAFETIPNKLEAQTYVELLLECDTKIPAWFSFTSKDGINVVSGDSMAECVSLADSCNKVVAIGINCTAPRFIHSLILSIKKETLKPILVYPNSGGEGYDPVRKDWVLSGASDDDFVSYVSKWHEAGASLIGGCCRTTPNTIRAIAKALCKGFDAGKGEAEQPIEVEKNSVEDTLTLNSTSFHNSSSNTSACSRPLLV; encoded by the exons ATGGGATTTGGGAGCGGCGGTGGGGCGGATCTAATGCGAAAGTTCCTCGACGAGGCTGGCGGTTTCGCCGTCATCGACGGCGGGCTTGCAACGGAGCTCGAAGCCCATGGAGCAGACCTGAAGGACCAGTTGTGGAGCGCCAAGTACCTCTTCACCTCCCCCGACCTGATCAAGAAG GTTCATTTAGACTATCTTGAAGCTGGTGCAAGCATCTTGATCACTGCCTCCTATCAG GGAACCATACAGGGTTTTCAATCTAGAGGTTTTTCCCCGGCGGAAAGTGAAGCTTTGTTGAGGAGAAGTGTTGAAATTGCATGCGAAGCGCGAGACATATTTCAAGGCCAATATCTTAAATCCGGTTCTGGATTCAGTGAGGGCGCAATCAACCTGAAGCAGCGTCCTGTGTTGGTTGCTGCATCAATAGGAAGTTATGGAGCATATCTAGCAGATGGTTCTGAGTACAG TGGAAACTATGGCCAAGAAATTACAGTGGAAACCCTCAAAGATTTTCATAGGAGAAGGCTTCAGGTTCTTTCTGAAGCTGGAGCTGATATAATTGCTTTTGAAACAATTCCAAATAAACTTGAAGCTCAG ACATATGTTGAACTTCTTCTGGAGTGTGACACAAAAATTCCAGCTTGGTTTTCTTTCACTTCGAAGGATGGGATCAATGTTGTTAGTGGAGATTCTATGGCTGAATGTGTTTCTCTGGCTGATTCATGCAACAAAGTCGTTGCTATTGGAATCAACTGCACTGCACCTAGATTCATCCACAGTTTAATTCTCTCTATTAAGAAG GAAACACTAAAACCCATCTTAGTTTATCCAAATAGTGGCGGCGAAGGGTATGATCCTGTTAGAAAGGATTGGGTG TTAAGTGGTGCTTCTGACGATGATTTTGTTTCATACGTGAGCAAGTGGCATGAGGCTGGAGCTTCTCTTATAGGAGGATGCTGTAGGACAACCCCGAACACCATCAGGGCTATAGCAAAGGCTTTGTGCAAGGGCTTTGATGCTGGCAAAGGAGAAGCAGAGCAACCGATTGAGGTTGAGAAAAATTCAGTTGAGGACACACTGACACTTAACTCGACATCATTTCATAACTCTTCCAGCAACACAAGTGCTTGCTCCCGTCCACTTCTCGTGTAG